A genomic region of Candidatus Pseudomonas phytovorans contains the following coding sequences:
- the radC gene encoding DNA repair protein RadC, whose amino-acid sequence MNIRDWPAEERPREKLLQRGAGSLTDTELLAVFLGSGVRGCNVVELSRGLLVKFGSLRRLLEADREAFMGELGLGPVRYGQLQALLEIGRRHLATSIERESAMDSPEAVRRYLKAMLRHEASEVFGCLFLDTKHRPLAFEILFRGTIDRTSVYPREVVRRALVHNAAALILCHNHPSGNSEPSQDDVHLTVSLKRGLALIDVRVLDHLIIGDGEPLSMVEHGWIVA is encoded by the coding sequence ATGAATATCAGGGATTGGCCGGCTGAAGAGCGGCCGCGGGAGAAGCTGTTGCAGCGGGGGGCCGGGAGCCTGACCGATACGGAGTTGCTGGCTGTGTTTCTCGGTTCAGGTGTACGAGGGTGCAATGTCGTGGAGCTTTCACGAGGTTTGCTGGTGAAGTTCGGTAGCTTGCGCCGGTTGCTGGAGGCCGACCGCGAAGCGTTCATGGGTGAACTGGGTTTGGGGCCGGTGAGGTATGGTCAGTTACAGGCGTTGCTGGAGATCGGGCGCAGGCACCTGGCAACTTCGATTGAACGTGAATCAGCCATGGACAGCCCGGAAGCGGTGCGGCGCTATTTGAAAGCGATGCTGCGACATGAGGCCAGTGAGGTATTCGGCTGCCTGTTTCTGGATACCAAACATAGGCCGTTGGCGTTTGAAATCCTGTTCAGGGGCACGATAGACCGGACCAGTGTCTATCCGCGGGAGGTGGTGCGGCGGGCGCTGGTGCATAACGCTGCGGCATTGATCCTGTGCCATAACCATCCTTCTGGAAACAGTGAGCCGAGCCAGGACGATGTGCATCTGACTGTGTCGCTGAAGCGGGGGTTGGCGTTGATCGATGTGCGGGTGCTGGATCACCTCATCATCGGTGACGGGGAGCCGCTATCGATGGTCGAGCATGGGTGGATTGTGGCTTAG
- a CDS encoding ABC transporter substrate-binding protein, with translation MRAAALSLLFTSLFAAGVAQAAPLSVCSEASPEGFDVVQYNSLTTTNATADVLMNRLVEFDAAQGKVVPSLAASWTVSADGLMYDFTLRDGVQFHNTPYFKPSRELNADDVLFSFQRMLYPAHAWHKTAPGGYPHAQSLQLGSLIKAIEAPAPNTVRFTLSHPDATFLATLSMGFASIYSAEYADKLLKAGTPEKLNSQPIGTGPFVFQRFQKDAVVRYRANPDYFAGKPAVDPLIFAITTDANVRLQKLKRGECQVALSPKPLDVAEAGKDGNLKVATAPAFMTAFVAINSQHPPLDKPEVRQAINLAFDKQAYLKAVFEGSAVAANGPYPPNTWSYAKDLPGYPLDLKKAKALLTKAGLGDGFSTTIWTRPSGSLLNPNPSLGAQMLQADLAKIGVKAEIRVIEWGELIRRAKAGEHDLLFMGWAGDNGDPDNFLSPQFSCAAVESGTNFARFCDNRLDQLISAGRTTNDQSVRSRLYQQAQTLIQQQALWVPLAHPTAATLLRQEVEGYQVSPFGRLDFSKVSVTK, from the coding sequence ATGCGTGCCGCCGCCCTTTCACTCTTGTTCACCTCCTTGTTCGCTGCCGGCGTTGCCCAGGCCGCCCCGCTGAGCGTTTGCAGCGAAGCCAGCCCCGAAGGCTTCGACGTGGTGCAATACAACTCGCTGACTACGACCAACGCCACGGCCGACGTGCTGATGAACCGCCTGGTTGAGTTCGACGCGGCGCAAGGCAAGGTGGTACCCAGCCTGGCAGCCAGTTGGACGGTATCTGCCGACGGCCTGATGTATGACTTCACCCTGCGTGACGGCGTGCAGTTCCACAATACTCCGTACTTCAAACCCAGCCGTGAACTGAATGCCGATGACGTGCTGTTCAGCTTCCAGCGCATGCTCTACCCAGCCCACGCCTGGCACAAGACTGCACCGGGCGGCTACCCGCATGCCCAGTCGCTGCAACTGGGCAGCCTGATCAAGGCAATCGAGGCGCCGGCGCCGAACACCGTGCGCTTCACCCTGAGCCACCCGGACGCCACCTTCCTGGCCACCCTGAGCATGGGCTTCGCCTCGATCTACTCCGCCGAATATGCCGACAAACTGCTCAAGGCCGGCACCCCTGAGAAGCTCAACAGCCAGCCGATAGGCACCGGGCCATTTGTGTTCCAGCGCTTCCAGAAGGACGCCGTGGTGCGCTACCGCGCCAACCCGGACTACTTCGCCGGCAAGCCGGCGGTCGACCCGCTGATCTTCGCCATCACCACCGATGCCAACGTACGCCTGCAGAAGCTCAAGCGTGGTGAATGCCAGGTTGCCCTGTCGCCCAAGCCACTGGACGTTGCTGAAGCGGGCAAGGACGGCAACCTCAAGGTAGCCACCGCCCCGGCGTTCATGACCGCCTTCGTCGCCATCAACAGCCAGCACCCGCCACTGGACAAGCCGGAAGTGCGCCAGGCGATCAACCTGGCCTTCGACAAGCAGGCGTACCTCAAGGCGGTGTTCGAGGGCTCGGCGGTGGCTGCCAACGGCCCCTACCCGCCCAACACCTGGAGCTATGCCAAGGACCTGCCCGGCTACCCGCTGGACCTGAAAAAAGCCAAGGCCCTGCTGACCAAGGCCGGCCTTGGCGATGGCTTCAGCACCACCATCTGGACGCGGCCGTCGGGCAGCTTGCTCAACCCCAACCCGAGCCTTGGCGCGCAGATGCTGCAGGCCGACCTGGCCAAAATTGGCGTGAAAGCGGAAATCCGCGTGATCGAATGGGGCGAGCTGATCCGCCGCGCCAAGGCTGGCGAGCATGACCTGCTGTTCATGGGTTGGGCCGGCGACAACGGCGACCCGGACAACTTCCTCAGCCCACAGTTTTCCTGTGCGGCGGTGGAGTCGGGGACCAACTTCGCACGCTTCTGCGACAACCGCCTGGACCAGCTGATCAGCGCCGGGCGTACTACCAATGACCAAAGCGTGCGCAGCCGGTTGTACCAGCAGGCGCAGACGCTGATCCAGCAGCAGGCGTTGTGGGTGCCGCTGGCGCACCCGACGGCGGCGACACTGCTGCGCCAGGAGGTCGAGGGGTACCAGGTAAGCCCGTTCGGGCGGCTGGATTTCAGCAAGGTGTCGGTGACCAAATAA
- the rpmB gene encoding 50S ribosomal protein L28 — MSRVCQVTGKGPVTGNNISHANNKTRRRFLPNLQHHRFWVESEKRFVRLRVSAKGMRIIDKRGIDAVLVDIRKAGAKV, encoded by the coding sequence ATGTCGAGAGTCTGTCAAGTTACTGGTAAGGGTCCAGTAACCGGGAACAACATTTCCCACGCAAACAACAAAACCCGTCGTCGTTTCCTGCCGAACCTGCAGCACCACCGTTTCTGGGTTGAATCCGAGAAGCGTTTCGTGCGTCTGCGCGTTTCCGCCAAAGGCATGCGTATCATCGACAAGCGCGGCATTGATGCCGTTCTGGTTGACATCCGTAAAGCTGGCGCCAAGGTCTAA
- the rpmG gene encoding 50S ribosomal protein L33 — protein MRELIRLVSSAGTGHFYTTDKNKRTTPDKIEIKKYDPVVRKHVVYKEAKIK, from the coding sequence ATGCGTGAATTGATCCGTCTGGTTTCGAGTGCCGGTACCGGCCACTTCTACACCACCGACAAGAACAAGCGCACCACCCCGGACAAAATCGAGATCAAGAAATATGATCCGGTTGTTCGCAAGCACGTGGTGTACAAGGAAGCCAAGATCAAGTAA
- a CDS encoding cupin domain-containing protein, with amino-acid sequence MRIDSIIDFAQVITEAERYRPAAEKILKGEPDQAVYNHYSSPCGQFAAGVWEGELGQWTVNYTEHEYCEIVLGVSVLRDQDGGAKTLRAGDRFVIPAGFKGTWEVLEPCRKIYVMFEQK; translated from the coding sequence ATGAGAATCGACAGCATCATCGACTTCGCGCAGGTCATCACCGAAGCCGAACGCTACCGCCCGGCGGCGGAGAAAATCCTCAAGGGCGAGCCAGACCAAGCGGTCTATAACCACTATTCCAGCCCTTGCGGGCAGTTTGCCGCAGGCGTGTGGGAAGGTGAGCTGGGGCAATGGACGGTGAACTACACCGAGCATGAGTACTGCGAGATCGTGCTGGGCGTTTCGGTGCTGCGCGACCAGGACGGCGGGGCCAAGACCTTGCGTGCCGGTGACCGGTTCGTGATCCCGGCCGGGTTCAAGGGCACCTGGGAAGTGCTGGAGCCTTGCCGCAAGATCTATGTGATGTTCGAGCAGAAATGA
- a CDS encoding aldehyde dehydrogenase — translation MTTLTRADWEQRAQQLKIEGRAFINGEYTDAASGETFECLSPVDGRFLAKVASCDLADANRAVENARATFNAGVWSQLAPAKRKAKLIRFADLLRKNVEELALLETLDMGKPIGDSSSIDVPGAAQAIHWTAEAIDKVYDEVAPTPHDQLGLVTREPVGVVGAIVPWNFPLLMACWKIAPALATGNSLVLKPSEKSPLTAIRIAQLAIEAGIPAGVLNVLPGYGHTVGKALALHMDVDTLVFTGSTKIAKQLMVYAGESNMKRIWLEAGGKSPNIVFADAPDLQAAAEAAASAIAFNQGEVCTAGSRLLVERSIKDKFLPMVVEALKGWKPGNPLDPQTTVGALVDTQQMNTVLSYIEAGHKDGATLLAGGKRTLEETGGTYVEPTIFDGVTNAMRIAQEEIFGPVLSVIAFDTAEEAIAIANDTPYGLAAGIWTSDISKAHKTARAVRAGSVWVNQYDGGDMTAPFGGFKQSGNGRDKSLHALEKYTELKATWIKL, via the coding sequence ATGACTACCCTGACCCGTGCGGACTGGGAACAACGTGCCCAGCAACTGAAGATCGAAGGCCGCGCCTTCATCAACGGCGAATACACCGATGCCGCATCCGGTGAAACCTTCGAGTGCCTGAGCCCGGTCGACGGACGCTTCCTGGCCAAGGTTGCCAGCTGCGACCTGGCGGATGCCAACCGCGCGGTGGAAAACGCCCGCGCCACCTTCAACGCAGGCGTGTGGTCGCAACTGGCCCCGGCCAAGCGCAAGGCCAAGCTGATCCGCTTCGCTGACCTGCTGCGTAAAAACGTCGAAGAGCTGGCGCTGCTGGAAACCCTGGACATGGGCAAGCCGATCGGCGACTCCTCCAGCATCGACGTGCCGGGCGCGGCCCAAGCCATTCACTGGACCGCCGAAGCCATCGACAAAGTCTACGACGAAGTCGCTCCGACCCCGCACGACCAGCTTGGCCTGGTAACCCGCGAGCCAGTGGGTGTGGTCGGTGCCATCGTACCGTGGAACTTCCCGCTGCTGATGGCCTGCTGGAAAATCGCCCCGGCCCTGGCTACCGGCAACTCGCTGGTGCTCAAGCCGTCCGAAAAATCGCCGCTGACCGCCATTCGCATTGCCCAGTTGGCGATCGAAGCCGGTATCCCGGCTGGCGTGCTCAACGTGCTGCCAGGCTACGGCCACACCGTGGGCAAGGCCCTGGCCCTGCACATGGACGTCGACACCCTGGTGTTCACCGGTTCGACCAAGATCGCCAAGCAGCTGATGGTGTACGCCGGTGAATCGAACATGAAGCGCATCTGGCTGGAAGCCGGTGGCAAGAGCCCGAACATCGTCTTTGCCGACGCCCCGGACCTGCAAGCCGCTGCTGAGGCTGCTGCCAGCGCCATCGCCTTCAACCAGGGCGAAGTGTGCACCGCAGGTTCCCGCCTGCTGGTGGAGCGTTCGATCAAGGACAAGTTCCTGCCGATGGTGGTCGAGGCCCTGAAAGGCTGGAAGCCAGGCAACCCGCTGGACCCGCAGACCACTGTCGGTGCCCTGGTCGACACCCAGCAGATGAACACCGTGCTGTCGTACATCGAGGCCGGTCACAAGGACGGCGCCACGCTGCTGGCTGGCGGCAAACGCACCCTGGAAGAGACTGGCGGCACCTACGTCGAGCCGACCATCTTTGACGGCGTGACCAACGCCATGCGCATCGCCCAGGAAGAAATCTTCGGCCCAGTGCTGTCGGTGATCGCCTTCGATACCGCCGAAGAAGCCATCGCCATTGCCAACGACACGCCGTATGGCCTGGCGGCTGGCATCTGGACGTCGGACATTTCCAAGGCCCACAAGACCGCCCGTGCCGTGCGCGCTGGCAGCGTCTGGGTCAACCAGTACGACGGCGGCGACATGACCGCGCCGTTCGGTGGCTTCAAGCAGTCGGGCAACGGCCGCGACAAGTCGCTGCATGCGCTGGAGAAATACACCGAGCTGAAGGCGACCTGGATCAAGCTGTAA
- a CDS encoding MFS transporter, whose product MRWGTYFAVLASVLSVGLALGVSMPLVSLRLEGWGYGSFAIGVMAAMPALGVLAGASLASRLAGWVGVPSAMRICLWGGALSIGLLALLPSYPLWLLLRLMIGMSLTVVFILGESWINQLVVEQWRGRLVALYGSSYALSQLAGPLVLGFLGSDDDFGFWAATGLLLVAPLILLGRGGAPSTEACNVTFSDLFAFCRRLPVIAWAIALFASFEAMILTLLPVYCLQQGFTTEIALFMVSTVVVGDAVLQLPIGALADHMSRRTLFTGCAVTLLVSSLAIPLLLHTPAIWPLWVLFGASAGGLFTLSLVLIGERYRDDALVRANAHVAQLWGIGCLLGPLLAGAGSQWVSGHALLLLMAVGAAGLVVLTQRRGAFEAVSV is encoded by the coding sequence ATGCGTTGGGGCACTTATTTCGCCGTACTGGCATCGGTGCTCAGTGTCGGGCTGGCGCTCGGCGTGAGCATGCCGCTGGTATCCCTGCGCCTGGAAGGCTGGGGCTATGGCAGTTTCGCCATCGGCGTAATGGCCGCGATGCCTGCGCTGGGTGTACTGGCCGGTGCCAGCCTGGCCAGCCGCCTGGCCGGCTGGGTCGGCGTACCTTCGGCCATGCGCATTTGCCTGTGGGGCGGTGCGCTGTCGATCGGCCTGCTCGCCCTGCTGCCCAGTTACCCGCTGTGGCTGCTGCTGCGCCTGATGATCGGTATGTCCCTGACCGTGGTATTCATCCTCGGCGAAAGCTGGATCAACCAACTTGTGGTCGAGCAATGGCGTGGCCGCCTGGTAGCGCTGTATGGCAGCAGCTACGCGTTGAGCCAGCTGGCGGGGCCGCTGGTGCTGGGCTTCCTTGGGTCCGATGACGACTTCGGTTTCTGGGCCGCGACCGGCTTGTTGTTGGTCGCGCCGCTGATCCTCTTGGGGCGTGGCGGTGCGCCGAGCACGGAAGCCTGCAACGTTACCTTCAGCGACCTGTTCGCGTTCTGCCGGCGCTTGCCGGTGATTGCCTGGGCCATTGCGCTGTTTGCTTCGTTCGAGGCGATGATCCTCACCTTGTTGCCGGTGTATTGCCTGCAGCAGGGCTTTACCACCGAGATCGCCCTGTTCATGGTCAGTACCGTGGTGGTGGGTGACGCGGTGTTGCAGTTGCCCATCGGCGCCTTGGCTGACCATATGTCGCGCCGCACCCTGTTCACCGGCTGTGCGGTGACCCTGCTGGTGTCCAGCTTGGCGATTCCGCTGCTGCTGCATACCCCGGCGATCTGGCCGCTGTGGGTGTTGTTCGGGGCCAGTGCAGGGGGCTTGTTCACCTTGTCGCTGGTGCTGATTGGCGAGCGCTACCGGGATGATGCGCTGGTGCGGGCCAACGCCCATGTGGCGCAGCTGTGGGGTATTGGCTGCTTGCTTGGGCCGTTGCTGGCAGGTGCGGGTAGCCAGTGGGTCAGTGGGCATGCGTTGCTGCTGCTGATGGCGGTTGGGGCTGCGGGGTTAGTGGTGTTGACCCAACGGCGCGGGGCCTTTGAGGCTGTGTCTGTCTGA
- a CDS encoding phospholipase D family protein yields MRPQRALSLLLMLLGLTGCASVSAPRETSQALPANDSAFGRSVLRQAAPYGGRSGFRLLPNSNEAFRARAELIRNAQASIDLQYYIVHDGLSTRALVHELLRAADRGVRVRILLDDTTSDGLDTIMGTLDAHPNIQIRVFNPLHLGRSTGVTRAVGRLFNLSRQHRRMHNKLFLVDNSMAIVGGRNLGDEYFDAEPNLNFTDIDLLGVGPVAEQLGHSFDQYWNSALSRPITDFLWRDPDADDLRASRHRLEVSLAEARTRRKALYDRLMAYQSQPRLDVWRNELIWAHAQALWDAPSKVLADDEPDPQLLLSQQLAPDLANVHRELILASAYFVPGEPGLLYLTGRADAGVSVKLLTNSLEATDVPAVHGGYAPYRRALLEHGVQLYELRRQPGDPSAGRLSFRGSSDSSLHTKAIVFDRRKTFIGSFNFDPRSVLWNTEVGVLVDSPELAEYTRELAIQGMAPALSYQIKLVGNKLVWATEDNGQRHVLTSEPGGMWRRFNAWISKAVGLEKML; encoded by the coding sequence TTGAGACCCCAGCGAGCCTTGTCTCTGCTGCTGATGCTGCTCGGCCTTACAGGCTGCGCCAGCGTCAGTGCGCCCCGCGAAACCAGCCAGGCGCTGCCCGCCAACGACTCCGCCTTTGGCCGCTCGGTGCTGCGTCAGGCGGCCCCTTACGGTGGCCGCTCCGGCTTTCGCCTGCTGCCCAACAGCAACGAGGCTTTTCGCGCCCGTGCCGAGTTGATCCGCAACGCCCAGGCCAGCATCGACCTGCAGTACTACATCGTCCACGACGGCCTCAGCACCCGCGCCCTGGTGCACGAATTGCTGCGTGCCGCAGACCGTGGCGTGCGTGTGCGCATCCTGCTTGACGACACCACCAGCGACGGCCTGGACACCATCATGGGCACACTCGACGCCCACCCGAACATCCAGATCCGCGTGTTCAACCCGTTGCACCTGGGCCGCAGCACAGGCGTAACGCGCGCCGTGGGCCGGTTGTTCAATCTGTCGCGCCAGCACCGGCGCATGCACAACAAGCTGTTCCTGGTGGACAACAGCATGGCGATTGTCGGCGGGCGTAACCTGGGCGACGAGTATTTCGATGCCGAACCCAACCTCAACTTCACCGACATCGACCTGCTGGGTGTAGGGCCTGTGGCCGAACAGCTCGGGCACAGTTTCGACCAATACTGGAACAGCGCCCTCAGCCGGCCGATCACCGACTTCCTCTGGCGCGACCCCGATGCCGACGACCTGCGTGCCAGCCGTCATCGCCTGGAAGTGTCGCTGGCCGAAGCCAGGACCCGGCGCAAGGCCTTGTACGACCGCCTGATGGCCTACCAGTCCCAGCCGCGCCTGGATGTGTGGCGCAACGAGCTGATCTGGGCCCACGCCCAGGCGCTATGGGATGCACCAAGCAAGGTATTGGCCGACGATGAGCCAGACCCGCAACTGCTGCTGAGCCAACAACTGGCCCCGGACCTGGCCAACGTGCACCGCGAGTTGATCCTGGCATCGGCCTACTTTGTGCCGGGCGAGCCGGGGTTGCTGTACCTGACCGGCCGCGCCGACGCTGGCGTGTCGGTGAAGCTGCTGACCAACTCACTGGAAGCCACCGATGTGCCGGCAGTGCATGGCGGCTACGCGCCCTATCGCCGGGCCTTGCTGGAGCATGGCGTGCAGCTTTACGAGCTTCGCCGCCAGCCAGGCGATCCCAGTGCGGGGCGGTTGAGTTTTCGTGGCAGCTCGGATTCCAGCCTGCATACCAAGGCAATCGTGTTCGACCGGCGCAAGACCTTCATCGGCTCGTTCAACTTCGACCCGCGCTCGGTGCTGTGGAACACCGAGGTCGGGGTGCTGGTGGATAGCCCGGAGCTGGCCGAATACACCCGTGAACTGGCAATTCAGGGTATGGCGCCGGCGTTGAGTTACCAGATCAAGCTGGTGGGGAACAAGCTGGTGTGGGCGACCGAGGACAATGGCCAGCGGCATGTGCTGACCTCCGAGCCGGGTGGGATGTGGCGGCGGTTCAATGCCTGGATCAGCAAGGCGGTTGGCTTGGAGAAGATGTTGTAG
- a CDS encoding PLP-dependent aminotransferase family protein, producing the protein MTLYLNLAELLGARIEQGLYRPGQRLPSVRALSVEHGVSLSTVQQAYRMLEDSGMVSPRPKSGYFVSDHRHLPALPAVSRPAQRPVDISQWEQVLELIRSTPRQDVVQLGRGMPDINSPTLKPLLRSLAQLSRRQDMPGLYYDNIHGNLALREQVARLMLDSGCRLSPADLVITTGCHEALSCSIRAVCEPGDIVAVDSPSFHGAMQTLKGLGMKALEIPTDPVTGISLEALELALEQWPIKLIQITPSCNNPLGYIMPEARKKALLSLAQRYDVAILEDDVYGDLAYTYPRPRTVKSFDDDGRVLFCSSFSKTLAPGLRVGWVAPGRYLERVLHMKYISTGSSASQPQLAIADFIAGGHYQPHVRRMRSQYQRGRDLMSEWVTRYFPPGTRVSRPQGGFMLWVELPEHFDTLRLNRALLEQGVQVAVGSIFSASGKFRHCLRMNFAARPTPQIEAAVRKVGETALRLLDEESADA; encoded by the coding sequence GTGACCCTCTACCTGAACCTGGCCGAACTGCTCGGCGCCCGCATCGAGCAGGGCCTATACCGCCCCGGCCAGCGCCTGCCCTCGGTACGCGCCCTGAGCGTGGAGCACGGGGTCAGCCTGAGTACCGTGCAGCAGGCCTATCGCATGCTGGAAGACAGCGGCATGGTCTCGCCACGGCCAAAGTCCGGCTACTTCGTCAGCGACCACCGCCACCTGCCGGCGCTGCCCGCAGTCAGCCGCCCAGCCCAGCGCCCGGTGGATATCTCGCAATGGGAGCAGGTGCTGGAGCTGATACGCAGCACGCCGCGCCAGGATGTGGTCCAGCTCGGCCGTGGCATGCCCGACATCAACAGCCCTACCCTCAAGCCGCTGCTGCGCAGCCTGGCGCAGTTGAGCCGGCGGCAGGACATGCCTGGCCTGTATTACGACAACATTCACGGCAACCTGGCCCTGCGTGAGCAGGTGGCCCGGCTGATGCTCGATTCCGGCTGCCGCCTGAGCCCGGCAGACCTGGTCATAACCACCGGCTGCCACGAGGCGCTGTCGTGCAGCATTCGTGCGGTATGCGAGCCAGGCGACATCGTCGCGGTCGACTCCCCCAGCTTCCACGGTGCCATGCAAACCCTGAAGGGTTTGGGCATGAAGGCGCTGGAAATCCCCACCGATCCGGTGACCGGCATCAGCCTGGAGGCACTGGAGCTGGCCCTGGAGCAGTGGCCGATCAAGCTCATCCAGATCACCCCCAGCTGCAACAACCCGCTCGGCTACATCATGCCCGAGGCGCGCAAGAAGGCCCTGCTGAGCCTCGCCCAGCGCTACGATGTGGCGATTCTGGAAGACGATGTGTACGGCGACCTGGCCTACACCTACCCGCGCCCGCGTACGGTCAAGTCGTTCGACGACGATGGTCGCGTGCTGTTCTGCAGCTCGTTTTCCAAGACCCTCGCCCCCGGCCTGCGGGTCGGCTGGGTGGCGCCCGGGCGCTACCTGGAGCGGGTGCTGCACATGAAGTACATCAGCACCGGCAGCAGCGCCAGCCAGCCCCAACTGGCCATCGCCGATTTTATCGCCGGCGGGCACTACCAACCCCACGTGCGGCGCATGCGCAGCCAGTACCAAAGGGGCCGAGACCTGATGAGCGAATGGGTCACCCGCTACTTTCCACCGGGCACCCGGGTCAGCCGCCCCCAGGGCGGCTTCATGCTGTGGGTGGAATTACCCGAACATTTCGATACGTTGCGCCTGAATCGGGCTTTACTGGAGCAAGGCGTGCAGGTTGCCGTGGGCAGCATCTTCTCGGCCTCCGGCAAGTTTCGGCACTGCCTGCGCATGAATTTCGCCGCGCGGCCGACGCCGCAGATCGAGGCCGCCGTGCGTAAGGTAGGTGAAACCGCCCTTCGTCTACTGGATGAAGAAAGCGCCGACGCGTAA
- a CDS encoding DUF1127 domain-containing protein, giving the protein MGGMSDVRLQLMAKELDAGQQTKVFNAPAGLGRWGLMLHRWHTRRALLQLSNDELRDVGLSWEQARTEGRKPFWKD; this is encoded by the coding sequence ATGGGTGGCATGAGCGATGTGCGTTTGCAACTGATGGCCAAAGAACTGGACGCCGGGCAGCAGACCAAGGTTTTCAATGCGCCGGCGGGGCTGGGGCGTTGGGGGCTGATGCTGCATCGCTGGCATACCCGCAGGGCGCTGCTGCAGTTGAGTAATGACGAGTTGCGCGATGTGGGGTTGAGCTGGGAGCAGGCGCGGACAGAAGGGCGTAAACCCTTCTGGAAAGACTGA
- a CDS encoding FAD-binding oxidoreductase → MIHSAQHAASYYAASSAPHPDYSFLQGEHSADVCIVGGGYSGLNTAIELAERGFSVILLEARKLGWGASGRNGGQLIRGVGHGLEQFLPVVGEEGVRSMKLMGLEAVQIVRERVEKHAIACDLTWGYCDLANKPSELHGFAEDAEELRGLGYQHALRLVGKDNIHSVVGADCYVGGLIDMGSGHLHPLNLALGEAAVAARLGVKLFEQSEVTRIDYGPEVQVHTAQGRVRAKTLVLCCNAYLNDLNRELGGKVLPAGSYIIATEPLGEERARALLPQNMAVCDQRVALDYYRLSADHRLLFGGACHYSGRDPKDIAAYMQPKMLKVFPQLADVRIDYQWGGMIGIGANRLPQVGRLVSHPNVYYAQAYSGHGLNATHLAARLLGEAISGQESGRFDLFAKVPHITFPGGKHLRSPLLALGMLWHRLKELA, encoded by the coding sequence ATGATCCACAGCGCGCAGCACGCCGCCTCCTACTACGCCGCCAGCAGCGCGCCACACCCCGACTACTCCTTCCTGCAAGGTGAACACAGCGCCGACGTGTGCATCGTCGGTGGCGGATACTCGGGGCTGAACACGGCCATCGAATTGGCTGAACGCGGCTTTTCAGTCATCCTGCTGGAGGCGCGCAAACTTGGCTGGGGCGCCAGCGGGCGCAATGGCGGACAGTTGATTCGCGGCGTCGGCCATGGCCTTGAGCAGTTCCTGCCAGTGGTCGGCGAGGAAGGCGTGCGCAGCATGAAGCTGATGGGCCTGGAGGCGGTGCAGATCGTCCGCGAGCGAGTCGAAAAGCACGCCATCGCCTGCGACCTGACCTGGGGCTACTGCGACCTGGCCAACAAACCTTCCGAGTTGCACGGTTTTGCCGAGGACGCCGAAGAACTGCGTGGCCTCGGCTACCAACACGCGCTGCGCCTGGTCGGCAAGGACAATATCCACAGCGTGGTTGGTGCCGACTGCTATGTGGGCGGGCTGATCGACATGGGCTCCGGCCACCTGCACCCGCTCAACCTCGCCCTGGGTGAAGCCGCTGTCGCCGCGCGACTGGGGGTGAAGCTCTTCGAGCAGTCCGAAGTCACGCGCATCGACTACGGCCCTGAAGTGCAGGTGCATACCGCGCAAGGCCGGGTACGTGCGAAAACCTTGGTGCTTTGCTGCAACGCCTACCTCAACGACCTCAACCGCGAGCTGGGCGGCAAGGTGCTGCCGGCCGGTAGCTACATCATCGCCACCGAGCCGCTGGGCGAAGAACGCGCTCGCGCATTGCTGCCGCAGAACATGGCGGTGTGTGACCAGCGCGTGGCGCTGGATTACTACCGTCTGTCCGCCGACCACCGCCTGCTGTTCGGCGGTGCCTGCCACTATTCAGGCCGCGACCCCAAGGACATTGCCGCCTATATGCAGCCGAAGATGCTCAAGGTGTTCCCGCAACTGGCCGACGTGCGCATCGACTATCAGTGGGGCGGCATGATCGGTATCGGCGCCAACCGCCTGCCGCAGGTCGGCCGCCTGGTCAGCCACCCGAACGTGTACTACGCCCAGGCCTATTCGGGGCACGGGCTAAACGCCACTCACCTGGCCGCCCGCCTGCTGGGCGAAGCCATCAGCGGCCAGGAAAGCGGGCGTTTCGATCTGTTTGCCAAGGTGCCGCACATCACCTTCCCCGGCGGCAAGCACCTGCGCTCACCGCTGCTGGCGTTGGGGATGTTGTGGCACCGGCTGAAAGAACTCGCCTGA
- a CDS encoding YkgJ family cysteine cluster protein, whose protein sequence is MSCNRHKIHFLRELIPSFECEPGCHDCCGPVTTSAEEMARLPRKSQAEQEAALERLDCVHLGPNGCTVYEERPMICRLFGTTPRMACPRGRGPEPMIEPATEQLVHQFIATTRQVLV, encoded by the coding sequence ATGTCCTGCAACCGCCACAAGATCCATTTCCTGCGCGAACTCATCCCCTCGTTCGAGTGCGAGCCCGGCTGCCACGATTGCTGTGGCCCGGTAACCACGTCGGCAGAAGAAATGGCCCGCCTGCCGCGCAAATCCCAGGCCGAGCAGGAAGCCGCGCTGGAGCGCCTGGACTGCGTGCACTTGGGCCCCAACGGCTGCACGGTCTATGAAGAACGCCCGATGATCTGCCGCCTGTTTGGCACCACCCCGCGCATGGCCTGCCCGCGCGGCCGTGGCCCTGAGCCGATGATCGAACCTGCCACAGAACAGCTGGTTCACCAGTTCATCGCCACCACCCGCCAGGTGCTGGTCTGA